The nucleotide sequence ATTGCAAACCCGTAGTTCGTCGTGCCAGCCGGGCCGAAACTGTGGGAGGAGACCTCGGAGTTCACCTCGCTTGGGCAAAGGAAGACCTCAAGCATCTGCGCCGTGACGGTCAGGTTTTGCGGGTGGGAATAGGACGTGCTGAAGTTGATCGCGTCGAACATCGGTCCCTGCTCCATGTAGGGCAGGATGCGACCGTGAACGCTCCAACCGCCAAACCAGGACACCGAGTTCCCGGAACCCGCGAGGATCAAGGCAGGGGGAAACACCCCGTTGGCCCCCTCGTAGTTGTGGAGACCGAGTCCCAGTTGCTTCAGGTTGTTCGAGCATTTCATCCGTCGCGCCGCCTCTCGGGCACTCTGCACGGCAGGGAGAAGCAGGGCAATTAAAACCCCGATGATCGCAATCACTACCAATAATTCAATCAGGGTAAAACCTGCTCGGCTCCGTCGGACGAACATCTGAGGCCTCTTCACGAAGGAGGGGGGGATATTGAGACTCTGTCTCATTAAAGGTCTTCAACATCTGACAGGACGGCCCATCTCCTGTCAACGGGGTTGAGATTCCGAATCGGTTGAATGCGGTGCGTGCGAGTGCCCAATCGGTTCCGAAGTCACGATGGGCCAAGGGGTTCGAGACAGGCGCCTCGTGTCGAAGGAGCGGGGGGCTCGGGGGCGGAATTCGCCAGAAGGAAGAAGCGAGCGTGACCTTCCTGCTCTCGATTGGGAACGCTGGCAGGAGTTCCGACGTGGCTCGGTTAAGGGATCTGGATCATCGGACAGGTTTGGAGCAATCGGCGGCTTGAGGCATCCGTCAGATGAAGCTGATCGAGCAATCGCATGCGAAGCTCTCGGAGCAGGGCGTTGATGGCGGCGGGACTTCGGTCGCTCAGGGGAATGGCGCCGCCGGCTCGTTTGTCGTGTCCACCGGCGGTGCCCAGACCATTGACGACCGCTCGAAGCATCTCTCCGCTATGAGCGTTCAGCGTGTCGGTGCGGGCCGAGAGTCGGAGCTGATCACGAAACTGGCCGATCGCGACCACCCAGTGGGCCCGGTCGAATCGGATGAAGAAATCGGCAAGTTCGGCGATGATGTCGGGTTGAGGAACCTCACCGCACCAGCAGAACAAAAGATCGTCATACAAAAACGCGTTCGCCAGGGCATGCTGGGCCGTGGCAAAGTAACTCTCGGGCAGTCTGGGGTTCCGGATGCGGGCCATCAGGTCCTTGTCGGCTCGGGGAAAGAGCCAGACCAGAGCCCCGTCGTCGGTGGGACCAGCTTCTCGGGGATAACCGATGCTCTCCGACTCGATGCCATAGAACAAGGCGGTGGCCAGTCGCTCGGTCAGGGGCACCTCTTGTTCGAGGAGGTAGCTGGTCACCATCGTTGAGGTCGCCCCCATCTCGGGACGAATATCTCGGAAGGCGACGCCGTCGAGGTCGCCCCCGGTTTCATGATGATCCAGCACGGCGACGGGGGTAATCGACTCGCTCGCGCGGCGTCCGGTGTGCGGCTGGGTATCGACCATCACCACGGCCACCCCCGGTCCCGTCGGGGCATCGTCCACGGGCACAAGAGGAATCTCAAGGTATTCGACCATCGCCCGGTTTTCCGCCCTGGCGAGCATGCCGTCGAGCGTGAGGGTCACTTCCGCCTCAGGCCGACGGTGTTCGAGAAGGGCTCGCAGACCGAGCATCGACGCCAGGGCGTCGGGGTCGGGGTTCACGTGAGAGACGAGCACGATGCGCGGGTAGGGTTCAAGCGCCTCGAGCAGGCGATTGGACCGGCTGCGTCGGGCAACACTGGGGCGGGTGGACGGTTCGGCCTTCATCGCGGGAACATCCCCGGGACGACGGGGGCCGGTTCGAGACGGATCTCGGCGGTCGGCCTTGGTGGTGACACTCTTTGTCGAGTCTACGGTGACAGGCCCCGTGAATTCCAGCACTCGCCGATCGGAATCAGTTCGCTGACTCATCGTCCGTCCCTGGGGTTGTCGGGAGGGGAGTTCGGAGGACCCTGTTCTGGCCCCTGGTCCTCCAAACGCTCTTGCCAGCGTTCGACGCTTCGCCGAGCCCGTTCGGCCGGGGTGGGTTCGGACACCCCTGGACCCTGGGGGGCCGGCCGGAACGCATGAGCAACGATCAACACCACACCAAACACCAGCATCAGGCCGTTGAGGCGAACGCTTCGGCGGTGGAGTTGATCGAAGCGGTCGGCACGCTCGGGGCCCGCATCTCGGGCCGCGTTGATCTGGGGGGTTAAACTATTGCCACAGTAAAGGTTGATCAAGATTCCCGAGAGCATCAGCACCATCTGCACCAGGGCCCAGAGCCCCCGATATTCGGGCCGGACCAGGACACCGCTGGTCAGCGAGGCCAGGGCGATGGTCGCGCTCGTGGCTCCCCAGGAGTAGTATCGGGGAAAGATCGCCCGGACAAATCGAGCGGCCTGAGCGGCGTCGAGGGCCTTGAAGATGATCGGCGCGATCCCGAACGAGAAGAACAGGATCGCCCCGAGCCAGGCGGTCATGCTCAGCAAGAAGAAGGCGTCGAAGATCATAAGGAGCGTTCTGGAATCGATCACGACTGCCGACTCTTCAAGATCAGGAACGAGGAAGATCACCAAGGGTTGGACCGCTGACCGACTCATTATCCCCCGCTGCTGGCCCGAGGGGGAGGTGTCCCCGCGCCGAGTCCACCATCCACGCCCCAGTTCTGCCCGGTAATCCAGCCGGCCTCCGGCCCGAGCAGGAAGGCGGCCACCGCCGCGGGTTCCTCGGGCTGACCGACTCGGCCCAGCGGGTGCATCGCGGCGCTGAATTTTCGGGAGGCTTCATTCTGGAGCAACGCAGCGGTCAATGCCGTCTCGGTCAATCCCGGAGCCACGGCGTTGAATCGGATGTTCGACCTCGCGTACGAGATCGCCCCCGCTCGGACCAGCCCTTCGATTCCCGCCTTGGCCGCGGCGATTCCTTCGTGGTTATTGATGCCTTGCCTGACCGCCACCGTGCTGAATAGAACGATCGACCCGGAATTCTGGGTCCGCATGGGCTTCAGGGCCGCCTTCACGGCGAGGAACGCGGTTCGCAGATTGATGTGAATTGCCTGGTCGAATTCGTCCAGTCGCAACAGGTGAAGCGGCTTGATCACGACCGATCCGATGCAATGCGCCAGGCCATCAAGTCGTCCGAACCGATCGACCGCGGTGGCAACGGCGCGTTCCAGGTCCTCGGCGTTCCCGGAGTCTCCCGCGACCGCGAGGGCCACGGTTTCGCCTCCCAGTTCGTCGACAACCCGATGAAGGCGATCCTCATTGCGGGCAAACAGGACGACCCGGTCCCCGCGATCAACGAGTTTCCGGGCCAGCGCCGAGCCGATGCCGCCGGAACCTCCTGTAATCAGCACGGTTTGCGATTCGGCCATGATGCGCGTCTCCTGGGAAGTTGCATGTCGGTCTTCCGTCGTGTCGATGAATGAGACGGTGTTGTAGACCAAGCCTCTGGCGGGTCAACCCGACTGGTCTTGATGCTCAAAGCGGAGGTTTTCCTGTGCAACTCCGGGTTCGTCGTCTGATCGACCGCGCCATTCTGCCCTCGCGGCACAATTCCCGAGATGCCGGGCTCGACGTGTATGCGATCGACGACGTGATCGTTCGCCCCGGCCAGGTGCTCAAGGTGCCGACCGGCATTGCCATTCAGCCCGAGTCGATCCCTGGAGGCCCCGAGGCCCTCGTCTCCCTCGTCTGGGACAAGAGCGGCCGAGCCGCCTCGGGCCTGAAAACGATGGGAGGCGTGATCGACGAACCCTACACGGGGGAACTGCTGATCGTCGTTACCAACCTCAACCACGGTCCCGTTTTCGAGGCTCTGGCTCAGGGAAACGTCCCGGCCGTCAATCGGGCGCTTGAAGCCGCGACAATTCGCATCCCCTACGGCAAAGCGATTGCCCAGTTGCTCCTGCAATCGGTTCACCTTGCCGATCCGATCGAGGTTGCCGAACTCGACGCCACCGATCGGGGCGACCGGGGATTCGGATCGAGCGATCTCCCGAAATGATCCGGCGGCCAGAAGCCGGTCGGCGGAAACCGAGCAGGAAACTCTTGTCCTGAGGCTCGGGATCGGGCATGATGGTGTACAAATTGTACGATTGGTGGGTCGGGACCCTCG is from Tautonia marina and encodes:
- a CDS encoding DUF4149 domain-containing protein, translated to MIDSRTLLMIFDAFFLLSMTAWLGAILFFSFGIAPIIFKALDAAQAARFVRAIFPRYYSWGATSATIALASLTSGVLVRPEYRGLWALVQMVLMLSGILINLYCGNSLTPQINAARDAGPERADRFDQLHRRSVRLNGLMLVFGVVLIVAHAFRPAPQGPGVSEPTPAERARRSVERWQERLEDQGPEQGPPNSPPDNPRDGR
- a CDS encoding SDR family NAD(P)-dependent oxidoreductase, with protein sequence MAESQTVLITGGSGGIGSALARKLVDRGDRVVLFARNEDRLHRVVDELGGETVALAVAGDSGNAEDLERAVATAVDRFGRLDGLAHCIGSVVIKPLHLLRLDEFDQAIHINLRTAFLAVKAALKPMRTQNSGSIVLFSTVAVRQGINNHEGIAAAKAGIEGLVRAGAISYARSNIRFNAVAPGLTETALTAALLQNEASRKFSAAMHPLGRVGQPEEPAAVAAFLLGPEAGWITGQNWGVDGGLGAGTPPPRASSGG
- a CDS encoding dUTP diphosphatase, whose protein sequence is MQLRVRRLIDRAILPSRHNSRDAGLDVYAIDDVIVRPGQVLKVPTGIAIQPESIPGGPEALVSLVWDKSGRAASGLKTMGGVIDEPYTGELLIVVTNLNHGPVFEALAQGNVPAVNRALEAATIRIPYGKAIAQLLLQSVHLADPIEVAELDATDRGDRGFGSSDLPK
- a CDS encoding DHH family phosphoesterase codes for the protein MSQRTDSDRRVLEFTGPVTVDSTKSVTTKADRRDPSRTGPRRPGDVPAMKAEPSTRPSVARRSRSNRLLEALEPYPRIVLVSHVNPDPDALASMLGLRALLEHRRPEAEVTLTLDGMLARAENRAMVEYLEIPLVPVDDAPTGPGVAVVMVDTQPHTGRRASESITPVAVLDHHETGGDLDGVAFRDIRPEMGATSTMVTSYLLEQEVPLTERLATALFYGIESESIGYPREAGPTDDGALVWLFPRADKDLMARIRNPRLPESYFATAQHALANAFLYDDLLFCWCGEVPQPDIIAELADFFIRFDRAHWVVAIGQFRDQLRLSARTDTLNAHSGEMLRAVVNGLGTAGGHDKRAGGAIPLSDRSPAAINALLRELRMRLLDQLHLTDASSRRLLQTCPMIQIP